Proteins encoded in a region of the Diospyros lotus cultivar Yz01 chromosome 9, ASM1463336v1, whole genome shotgun sequence genome:
- the LOC127810001 gene encoding protein-tyrosine-phosphatase MKP1 encodes MSGKEDASSGGGSMGSWAPTQASDARKTYWRSASWSSSRTTLPPLNTDNDRDLPDPSGSNGGQGRRLPAPLTPRSQQNCKARSFLPPLQPLAIARRSLDEWPKAGSDDIGEWPVPTTPGGRDLSKSGERLKLDLSTIQRSSDKNGGLVKREKIAFFDKECSKVAEHIYLGGDAVAKDKDILKQNGITHILNCVGFVCPEYFKDDFVYRTLWLQDSPSEDITSILYDVFDYFEDVREQSGRVFVHCCQGVSRSTSLVIAYLMWREGQSFDDAFQYVKAARGIADPNMGFACQLLQCQKRVHAFPLSPSSLLRMYRIAPHSPYDPLHLVPKMLNDPSPSALDSRGAYIIHIPSAIYVWLGKKCEAIMERDARGAVCQIVRYEKVQGPIIVVNEGDEPPYFWDAFSNLLPLMDKSSNGVDVVESSTKICPGERKVDSYDVDFEIFRKAIKGGFVPPFSSSETEHETHLPARESSWSELRRKFASGNMKDFVSSSKSALSRVYPDSLLIAGVDSTVTKSKDSKHSSVNLLSSASPSSESLSLSSSSSSSSPHYLSPDSVSSDSSISSKYLSDSPASSPSTGPSSYPLSSTVSSFSNLSLLSSKLSPRSITKTSEFIDVNFTSRSRSQMLSSLSKRSPLSIAERRGSLSKCLTLPVRADDSREKDFSSSYLTNKHDCNSRSISTSICEPHKTENLLEHPPEEGYESQASSFRVDGVDSCDEKSACIKASDEPRINHQLGKRLSVFTDPLASGSACCDPKKTVICRWPSMEKVVTFGAGDLDTEAVFIFITPSTSLGKSKDKILYFWIGKSFNHDKSKIQLGRRGELDVLGDIDWNQVSSDVLAQMGLPEGTDIKIIKEDEEPVEFRDLLSSL; translated from the coding sequence ATGTCGGGTAAGGAGGATGCTTCGTCCGGTGGTGGTAGTATGGGTTCGTGGGCACCAACCCAGGCTTCTGATGCACGGAAAACATATTGGCGATCAGCATCTTGGTCCTCCTCCCGCACGACCTTGCCTCCATTGAACACTGACAATGATAGAGATCTTCCAGATCCTAGTGGCAGTAACGGTGGACAAGGTAGGCGGTTACCCGCGCCCTTAACCCCTCGATCCCAACAGAATTGTAAGGCTCGGTCATTTTTGCCCCCTTTACAACCTTTGGCAATTGCTCGCCGGAGCTTGGATGAATGGCCAAAGGCAGGGTCAGATGATATTGGGGAATGGCCTGTTCCCACAACTCCTGGTGGAAGAGATTTGAGCAAGAGTGGGGAGAGGTTAAAGCTCGATTTGTCGACAATACAGAGAAGCTCTGACAAAAATGGTGGGCTTGTTAAGAGGGAGAAGATTGCATTCTTTGATAAAGAATGTTCCAAGGTGGCTGAACACATATATCTTGGTGGGGATGCAGTTGCAAAAGACAAGGATATACTCAAACAGAATGGCATTACGCATATTCTTAATTGTGTTGGTTTTGTTTGCCCCGAGTATTTTAAAGATGATTTTGTGTATAGAACACTATGGTTGCAAGATAGCCCCTCAGAAGATATCACTAGCATACTCTATGACGTATTTGATTACTTTGAAGATGTCAGGGAACAATCTGGAAGAGTTTTTGTTCATTGTTGTCAAGGGGTTTCTAGGTCTACCTCTTTGGTAATTGCCTACCTTATGTGGAGAGAAGGGCAAAGCTTTGATGATGCTTTTCAGTATGTGAAAGCAGCTAGAGGGATTGCTGATCCTAACATGGGTTTTGCTTGTCAGTTGTTACAGTGCCAGAAAAGAGTACATGCTTTTCCTTTGAGCCCCAGTTCATTATTGAGAATGTATAGGATTGCTCCACATTCTCCGTATGATCCCTTGCATCTAGTCCCCAAAATGTTGAATGATCCTTCTCCATCTGCTCTGGATTCTAGAGGTGCATATATCATTCATATACCGTCAGCTATCTACGTTTGGTTAGGTAAGAAATGTGAGGCCATCATGGAAAGGGATGCCAGAGGAGCTGTTTGCCAAATTGTTCGGTACGAGAAAGTGCAGGGGCCAATAATAGTGGTCAACGAAGGGGACGAACCACCATATTTTTGGGATGCTTTCTCCAATCTTCTACCGTTGATGGATAAATCTAGCAATGGGGTGGATGTAGTTGAGTCATCCACTAAAATTTGCCCAGGTGAGAGAAAAGTGGATTCCTATGATGTAGACTTTGAGATATTCCGGAAAGCAATCAAGGGTGGCTTTGTGCCTCCATTCTCATCATCTGAGACTGAGCATGAAACCCATCTTCCTGCAAGAGAAAGCAGTTGGAGTGAGCTGAGGCGTAAGTTTGCTTCTGGCAATATGAAGGACTTTGTCTCATCTTCAAAATCTGCACTCTCCAGAGTCTATCCAGATTCCCTGTTGATAGCAGGTGTAGATAGTACTGTGACCAAATCTAAAGATTCTAAACATTCTTCTGTAAATTTGTTGTCATCTGCATCCCCATCATCCGAATCATTGTCATTGTCGTCatcctcttcatcttcttcccctCATTATCTCTCCCCAGACTCAGTTTCTTCTGATTCAAGCATTAGTTCTAAGTACTTATCTGATTCTCCTGCATCATCTCCCTCAACAGGACCATCTTCCTATCCACTATCTTCAACAGTGTCTAGTTTCTCAAATTTGTCACTTCTCTCATCCAAACTTTCTCCTCGATCCATAACTAAAACATCTGAATTTATTGATGTGAATTTTACTTCAAGGTCCCGCTCTCAAATGCTGTCTTCACTATCTAAAAGATCTCCACTTTCTATTGCTGAGCGTAGAGGTAGCTTGTCAAAGTGTCTCACCTTGCCAGTAAGGGCTGATGATTCAAGGGAAAAAGATTTCTCCTCATCTTATCTTACTAACAAACATGATTGTAACAGTAGAAGCATCAGCACCTCTATTTGTGAACCACATAAAACAGAAAATCTTTTAGAGCACCCGCCCGAGGAAGGATACGAGTCACAAGCATCCTCATTTAGAGTAGATGGTGTTGATTCATGTGATGAGAAATCTGCTTGTATCAAGGCTTCTGATGAGCCTCGTATAAATCATCAACTGGGGAAGAGGTTGTCTGTATTTACTGACCCATTGGCCAGTGGTTCAGCATGTTGTGACCCAAAGAAAACGGTGATATGTCGCTGGCCCAGCATGGAAAAAGTTGTGACATTTGGTGCTGGTGATTTGGATACTGAAGCTGTCTTCATTTTTATTACTCCAAGTACAAGTTTAGGCAAAAGTAAGGACAAAATTCTGTATTTTTGGATAGGAAAGTCTTTTAATCATGATAAAAGCAAGATTCAGCTAGGTAGAAGGGGAGAGTTAGATGTTCTAGGAGATATTGACTGGAATCAAGTTAGTTCTGACGTTCTCGCTCAAATGGGTCTGCCAGAGGGAACTGACATTAAG
- the LOC127809365 gene encoding uncharacterized protein LOC127809365, giving the protein MPFRSFMPFTEPRAAVLSSIAHTGLINFPPHTNQPMGRNMDFFCKFHESPGHTTEQCRELRNQIKQLIREGKLDRFILDKPKNQQGRREESKRNNQGRSTRPRGDAPNRRENQPPQQREGERNNPRKEEERPSVEDGNEPVMERIHVISGGENLVGDSSSSRKAYAHQALHVNSVEKIQEDDDPLIFAPEDRGSVSLPHDNPLVIYAIIANHPIERILVDNGSSVNLLYWNCFEKMHVAHD; this is encoded by the coding sequence ATGCCATTCCGGAGCTTCATGCCCTTTACTGAGCCAAGGGCCGCCGTCCTTTCCTCCATTGCTCATACCGGGCTCATCAATTTTCCGCCGCACACCAACCAGCCAATGGGGAGGAACATGGACTTCTTTTGCAAATTTCACGAGTCCCCAGGGCATACCACAGAACAGTGTCGAGAACTACGAAATCAAATTAAGCAGCTAATCAGAGAAGGGAAGTTAGATCGATTCATACTGGATAAACCAAAGAACCAGCAAGGCAGGAGGGAAGAATCCAAAAGAAACAATCAGGGAAGATCCACACGTCCGAGGGGTGACGCCCCAAATAGAAGAGAAAACCAACCACCCCAACAAAGAGAAGGGGAAAGAAACAACCcgaggaaggaggaagaaagacCTAGTGTAGAAGATGGAAATGAACCCGTTATGGAGAGGATACATGTAATTTCGGGAGGAGAGAACTTGGTAGGagactcctcctcctccagaAAGGCATATGCGCACCAAGCGTTACACGTTAATTCAGTAGAGAAGATACAAGAAGACGATGACCCCCTCATTTTTGCACCGGAAGACCGGGGAAGTGTGTCGCTCCCCCACGATAACCCTTTGGTTATCTATGCTATCATTGCCAATCATCCGATTGAAAGAATACTGGTAGATAACGGAAGCTCCGTGAACCTCTTGTATTGGAATTGCTTTGAGAAGATGCACGTCGCCCATGATTAA